From a region of the Tachysurus fulvidraco isolate hzauxx_2018 chromosome 5, HZAU_PFXX_2.0, whole genome shotgun sequence genome:
- the LOC113656652 gene encoding TBC1 domain family member 24-like, translating to MLQVSPGLDLSGLGSAEQQRASGSAGCQRLRSRSLFETSDLIECQKNFLRPRSRSFYTFDPNEASEDQQAFQGGAEKQDNRGNIHTKPQLKRSTAGINRHLNKDHRGLRGNPKNIPMLTITEPDSWEISSSSAMKYGHYVDWEKVEPEAASRFQKVLHSNHSELKGMARSGFWVTQHTLHAKSYHHLIHHIECTSSAEDSETYRFLAGRMFEEHGRSTHPFPKFMKDGEIPRYCLNKSGLNSVKKILLCVSENFPEMTFCPILPALVSLLLHYSEDEAQCFHSICSLVRFTDPQKRYIDQDFVTTHASCMTFGDLANKYCRGIRKLIASSHQSLFEFYSDWIMWIFADLPFSYAVRVLDVYLVEGYKVLYRVALALLSLYKVSVSSRVAHVEDFKQDMKSFVENVSRHSGVEALLQRAFNIQLPTRKELNFLYTSNKLALIQKGIEHKSSFQSVDLRSFRSSVVSEMEIRVVWAWIPERFALFSPERLYSTEEHGRNLASFYAHVEGHEPTVLLLRTVDEEVCGAFLSSDWALRQRDEAELQFFGTGECFVFTLRPAMERYQKTVLDISGMSGMKEPSRSSSSSAFTSCDVMSLSCCVSPSVTPHFMSGDDEKLIIGGDGEHALCLSAGLTTGQSGQCDTFESPILCRGKFRIQSLEVWGIQNDHTE from the exons ATGCTCCAGGTTTCTCCAGGTCTCGATCTCTCCGGTCTCGGCTCAGCGGAGCAGCAGAGGGCGAGCGGATCAGCCGGCTGTCAAAGGCTTCGTTCTCGTTCCCTTTTTGAGACGTCAGATTTGATCGAGTGCCAAAAGAACTTCCTCAGACCTCGGTCCAGATCCTTCTATACATTTGATCCGAATGAAGCCAGTGAAGACCAGCAAGCTTTTCAGGGGGGAGCTGAGAAACAGGACAACAGGGGAAACATTCACACCAAACCACAGCTGAAAAGATCCACAGCAGGAATAAACAGACATCTGAATAAAGATCACAGAG GTTTAAGAGGAAACCCTAAAAACATCCCGATGTTGACCATCACCGAGCCGGACAGCTGGGAGATCAGCTCATCTTCTGCAATGAAGTACGGCCACTATGTGGACTGGGAGAAAGTCGAGCCAGAAGCTGCCTCTCGCTTCCAGAAAGTTCTGCACAGTAATCACTCAGAGCTGAAGGGAATGGCTCGCTCGGGATTCTGGGTAACGCAGCACACACTGCACGCCAAATCCTACCATCACCTCATTCACCACATCGAGTGTACGTCTAGCGCCGAGGACTCGGAGACGTATCGCTTCCTGGCAGGCAGGATGTTCGAGGAACATGGCAGGAGCACACATCCTTTCCCCAAGTTCATGAAGGATGGTGAGATCCCTCGGTACTGCCTGAACAAATCAGGCCTGAACTCAGTGAAGAAGATCCTCCTGTGTGTGAGCGAGAACTTTCCAGAAATGACTTTCTGCCCCATTTTGCCGGCTCTGGTGTCTCTGCTGCTTCACTACAGTGAGGATGAGGCTCAGTGTTTCCACAGCATCTGCTCACTGGTGAGGTTCACAGATCCACAAAAGCGTTACATCGATCAGGACTTTGTCACCACCCACGCGTCCTGCATGACCTTCGGAGACTTAGCCAACAAGTACTGCAGAGGGATCCGTAAGCTAATCGCCAGCTCCCATCAGAGCCTCTTCGAGTTCTACTCCGACTGGATCATGTGGATTTTCGCCGACTTGCCTTTCAGCTACGCCGTCCGAGTGCTGGACGTCTACCTGGTCGAGGGCTACAAGGTTCTGTACCGTGTCGCTTTAGCACTGCTCAGCCTCTACAAGGTCTCGGTCAGCTCCCGAGTGGCCCATGTAGAAGATTTCAAACAGGACATGAAGAGTTTTGTGGAGAACGTGAGCCGTCACAGTGGCGTGGAGGCTCTGCTTCAGAGAGCTTTTAACATCCAGCTGCCTACACGCAAGGAGCTTAACTTCCTCTACACCTCTAACAAGCTGGCACTAATACAGAAAGGGATCGAGCACAAGAG cTCTTTTCAGAGTGTAGATTTGAGGAGTTTCCGCTCCAGTGTGGTGTCTGAGATGGAGATACGTGTGGTGTGGGCCTGGATCCCTGAGCGTTTCGCTCTCTTCAGCCCAGAGCGCCTCTACAGCACAGAGGAACACGGCAGGAACCTCGCATC GTTTTATGCGCACGTTGAAGGCCACGAGCCGACCGTGCTGCTCCTGAGAACAGTGGATGAGGAG gtGTGTGGAGCGTTTTTGTCCTCAGACTGGGCTCTGCGGCAGCGTGATGAAGCTGAGCTGCAGTTTTTCGGCACTGGAGAGTGTTTCGTCTTCACA CTGAGGCCAGCGATGGAGCGATACCAGAAAACTGTGCTGGACATCTCAGGGATGTCTGGAATGAAGGAACCTTCTagatcttcctcttcctcagctTTCACTTCCTGTGATGTGATGTCATTATCCTGCTGTGTGTCCCCTTCTGTGACCCCTCACTTCATGAGCGGAGATGATGAGAAGCTAATTATAG gtggaGATGGGGAACACGCTCTATGTCTCAGTGCAGGTCTGACAACAGGACAGTCAGGACAGTGCGACACTTTCGAGAGTCCGATCCTCTGCAGGGGCAAATTCAGGATCCAGAGTCTGGAAGTTTGGGGAATTCAGAATGACCACACAGAATAA
- the LOC125141179 gene encoding endonuclease domain-containing 1 protein-like: protein MKLLALVFLLFYFSSPTLTEVVKSFEQSCPQFFIPNPDKPSDIIIPTVFPGWQYKKICQRWQGKFRFATVYDTVRRIPVYSAYTFSQEGETRRTKTWKIEPQLDDTKGSREMIDSPREAGSIYNQAVNSDYTGTGFTRGHVFPRMFAADQDQANSTFTLTNVAPQTPDSNQKWAEKVETLILKEINQTCELDPYQVYIVTGVVPGKDWISIRRDGREYPEGINIPSHFWSAYCCRNKKNPGKFITGAYITKQESFNLRRPNIHHLNIELTKLYNEKIPFNVFPGLHCVWYRSLRFQDPGTPKFGIYSPIN from the exons ATGAAGCTCCTCGCTCTGGTGTTCCTGCTCTTCTATTTCTCCTCACCGACCCTGACGGAGGTTGTTAAGTCTTTTGAACAATCCTGTCCTCAGTTCTTCATCCCAAACCCGGACAAACCAAGTGACATCATCATCCCCACTGTCTTCCCTGGATGGCAGTATAAGAAGATTTGCCAGCGCTGGCAAGGCAAATTCAGGTTTGCCACCGTGTACGACACTGTGAGGAGGATCCCTGTTTACTCGGCCTACACGTTCTCTCAGGAAGGAGAGACTAGACGCACAAAAACGTGGAAAATTGAACCTCAG CTGGATGATACTAAAGGATCGAGAGAGATGATTGATTCCCCGAGAGAAGCAGGAAGTATATATAACCAGGCCGTGAACTCTGATTATACAGGTACAGGGTTTACTAGAGGTCACGTGTTTCCACGCATGTTTGCTGCTGATCAGGATCAAGCAAATTCCACCTTCACTTTAACTAACGTAGCTCCACAAACACCGGACAGCAACCAAAAATGGGCCGAGAAAGTGGAGACACTGAtacttaaagaaataaatcagacgTGCGAACTCGACCCTTACCAGGTGTACATTGTGACCGGAGTCGTCCCAGGGAAGGACTGGATATCCATAAGAAGAGACGGAAGAGAATATCCAGAAGGAATTAACATTCCCAGTCATTTTTGGAGCGCTTACTGTTGCAGGAATAAAAAGAATCCTGGTAAATTCATAACGGGGGCCTACATCACTAAGCAGGAGAGCTTTAATCTCAGACGCCCCAACATTCACCACCTGAATATAGAGCTCACTAAACTGTACAATGAGAAGATACCTTTCAATGTGTTTCCAGGATTACActgcgtctggtacaggtcactTAGATTTCAGGACCCAGGCACCCCAAAATTCGGCATCTACTCTCCAATCAActga
- the stx8 gene encoding syntaxin-8, with the protein MSQDLWLQNYDATCRLAQEVAENIQERNRLQRTGGNPAKLNMTLRASLQKLKQNITQLRETLARASSQRRIMQSEADRRQNLVDDLVTREKQLFSSFSRDSSAPEPSRSALLTGGFGAEPGQNPWLVNESEETRGLTFSQIKEQQQRIIQAQDEGLDVLADVISRQKRMGQDIGNELDEHNEIISDITQLVDTTDGRIRNETRRVQLVETKSASCGMLVVIVLLLIAIVVVASWPT; encoded by the exons ATGTCACAGGACCTGTG gttACAGAATTATGATGCCACATGCAGACTCGCTCAGGAAGTTGCTGAGAACATTCAGGAGAGGAACCGACTGCAGAGAACCGGTGGGAACCCGGCCAAG CTGAACATGACCCTGCGAGCGTCTCTGCAGAAACTGAagcagaacatcacacagcttaGAGAGACACTCGCTCGAGCCTCATCCCAGCGCCGCAT CATGCAGAGTGAAGCGGACCGGCGACAGAATCTGGTGGATGATTTGGTGACGAGAGAGAAGCAGCTGTTCAGCTCTTTTAGCCGAGACTCGAGCGCACCGGAACCATCACG gTCGGCATTGTTGACAGGAGGATTTGGGGCGGAGCCTGGACAGAATCCATGGCTGGTCAACGAATCGGAGGAGACAAGAGGATTAACGTTCAGCCAGATCAAAGAGCAGCAGCAACGTATCATccagg cACAGGATGAAGGGCTGGATGTTTTAGCAGATGTGATCAGCAGACAGAAGCGAATGGGACAGGACATCGGAAATGAACTCGATGAACACAACG AGATcatcagtgacatcacacaGCTGGTCGACACCACAGACGGCCGCATCCGCAACGAGACGCGCCGCGTACAACTGGTGGAGACCAAATCAGCTTCCTGtg gtATGTTGGTGGTGATCGTGCTGCTGCTCattgccattgttgttgttgcctcTTGGCCTACATGA